In the genome of Populus trichocarpa isolate Nisqually-1 chromosome 10, P.trichocarpa_v4.1, whole genome shotgun sequence, the window TCAATTGAGGAGTAGGGAACGGTGTCATTTGAAGTGGCGTAGCGAACGGAgtctgctgctgttgctgctgaaATCCGAAACCAGTAGCAGACGGTTGTTGAAAAAACGGAgtttgttgctgctgctgctgctgctgctgctgctgctgttgagtTTGAGAAGTAAATGGAGTAGAGAACAAAGAAGAGCCGAATCCTCCAGAAGCGAAAGCCGGCGTTGAAGGAGTGCCGAATGCTGGTGTGGAAGATGGGGTGCCGAATGCTGGTGTGGAAGATGGAGTGCCGAATAAGGGAGTAGAAGAGGGGGTGCCGAATGCCGGAGTGGAAGACGGCGTGCCAAAGGCAGGAGTGGAAGACGGAGTACCGAACATTATTGTCGTTGGGAGAGAACGGAGAGGAGaggaaatatttgattgatggtGATTTTCAAGTCATGTAATGACAGTACCAGCGCCTTATGTAGCTCAAGTGTTTGACTCTTTGCcgctttgagttttttttttttttttttcttttaatttttgagtcAAGAAGAATTGATGTTTAGGTTTGTGGAGTTTGGTTTTACGGAGAAGGGATCCTCTAAGGACAGCGGAGCGGGTTGTTAAGAACtaactagtttttttaggatagaaaaaaagtttgaatttcaaataaatctaattaaatttgaaataattcgaaattaattttgataaatattgaattgacaaataattaaaaaaaaataatgtgaatcTAGGCTATTTGTAgctgagaaaatatttttaaaaataaactttggtgcatatttaaatttcaatgctatattatataaatatttttaaagccaTACCTTGTAGATTAATAAGTttcgaaaataaaaaatctcaattcatctataataatattatttttaatgtgtttttatttatatttagtaatATATTCCAAGCTGtgtaaaaaaattagcataatcttaaaattatatatcactaaagataaataaaatataatatcataaatttatataagaaaaatagagtCTATGAATTAATTGTAGAGCCTCAACGAAAtgttaatcataaaaaaaagaccttttataaagaaataataaaaaaactgaatacatcgaaaaaagaaaaatgaaataaagcaTGTTGCCTCTGGCCCCTAGGCCAAGCTTAATAGGCCcactttaatctttttaaaaatcagcCATCGATGCATCATTCTTTAAGCATTGtgttatatgatatttttaatttaaaattttattaaaataatttattttttattttttatatcaaaataatttaattttttttaataattttaaaaaaatctaaacacaaaattaattttactctcAAACACACTCAAATAACATGttgcatattattattattattaaaatcatgaattgacttgtaaaattataagattttatgagtcaacatgtgtataatatataaattagaattaaaaactttaaaattaataaaattatacttgACTCATACAAAATGAATTGTATGAGTAAACTcgatcaaaatcaaacaaaatcatgattttacacTTGAATTtacaagtttataaaaaatataaatactttcAAATTAACTCTTATTTTTCAGTCAGAACCTACCAGCCATCACTGCACTCTCTCTTGCTTTACATGTGATTAGTTTATCTCATGACTTGTATTGTGAGTTCGACAAGATAATTcaattaactcgagtttttttaattttttttaattaataatttttttattttcatattttaatattgaattaattaggaattaggcttcatgatttaatttaatttgttttctatgaggttatcatgactcgagtcacggtttggcaggttaacctggttgactcgagttttttttgtttttttaattattattttttcaatttcattatttaacattgggttgatttgaaattaagtttcataatttgttttcgtttgcttttttatgaggttatcctagtcTTATGACACAGGTCACGTGTTCTATggggttaactcgagttgttttattatgtcttctttttagattgattttttcaatttcatcttttaataacgagtttatttgaaattgagcttcataatttatttgaattgttttctatgaggttatcacagtctcatgactcgggttgcgagttttgcaagttaatccgggttggctcatatcatttttcaatttggttcttatttttttatttataattttgttctttggcccttttataaaaggtttattagcttttaattttattcttcaatccaaattgatgatattatatttttcaatttgatcctaattttttttcttggtttttttgtaaaagttattattcttttcgatttcatcattcaatcaaaattttctttttatttttcatgttaattttgattcttattttttttatttttttaggtttactaaattgatttttcttttcaatttcaccattaaatctaatataaaatttattttgtatttcaatctCAATCatcgtttttttaattgttattttttcttaatccttttgtataattaaaattatttttttaatttcatcattcaatatttgattgattgagaattgaacttcataatcttTTTAGATAGAGTGTTTCGAGTCTAATGACCTAagttacgagtttgaaaagttaacacatttttttaaaaaaatgttatataattcttttatcTTTCTAAATGTGTTATTCCAATCTTATTATATGGATCGCGGGTTTGACAGGATATCTCGGGCTAGCTCATCTTGATTACCGGAGTTACAGATTTTTCGTGCTAATTCAGGTTGATcagaacttgtttttttatgttctttttttattttattttgttcttctgTATTTAACAGGTTGTAAATTGAGATATatcatttatcttttaaaaaaaaaagttattatcatattattcttatcacttttttttttaaatttgattcatctatttttgtttactattttttatctaattaaaataaaatcaatttatgcGACCTCATCGAATCTACAACTCaagccatatttttttttattaaaaaaaacacacaattacagcaaatgaatattattttttatgtaaaaataatagTCCAACACCGAGGCAAACGGTAACTATACTTTCTAAGTTACAAAATAGGAcgataatgtttttcaatataaagAAGTAAAATATACCTTCAAGTAATTATATAAATTGCTCTGAGCCTCTTATTCTACTCTCCCAATGAACTTCTGAACGGAAGTGTGCTGGTCGTGAACGATCATCAAATTCTTTGATGGTTCCATATGCACATCTTCACTAAATGCTTCGTTCAAAAAGGCATTAGAGACATCTAATGGTGGAAAATTGAATTGGGTGTGGACTGTGGAGGGTTCATAGGCTATGTTCCTGCTGCCTGGTGGTGGTGTAAATATGCTTCATCCCTGAGAGCGCAGGACTTTGGAATCATCACACTGGTCCATTCTGAAATCTACTACTGGATCATGGAGGAGTTTTCCAAACCTAAAGACATTCGTGGTGGCGTGCTGGTGTTTCTAAAGCGGCTGCCTTATCGATTGAACATAGACCCAACCTTAGACCGCTAAGGTGCCGTCCAATTACCATTAATCTCATTGCCTAAGCTCACGTTATGCTCTATGCTCTACCGGTAACTTGTAACTTCAGTTATGGTCTGCCTCCACCTGAAAAGCTAGGGATACATGAAAACAAACTACCACCTCGGAGGTTGGCAGCTAGCGCAGAATCCCTAATCTGGAAGTTGTAGCAATATTCAGGGATTACACGTCGTCTAATGACAATATGAGTTCTCAGGGGCTGGGATTAGTCGAGAGTTTAAATGACCTTAGGCACATCAATGGCAAAACACAGACAGCATATAGCAACACAGCCGTCTCGGTAACTttcacaagagaaaaaaaaagtatttgcagatataaaaaagaaatagaaaccACAAATCCCTGCCTGTCTGGTTATATGTACAGACCTGTCCTCATCGATGCACCCTGTCATGCCTTAATGGTCACACAGCACAAGCAGCGTGCAGATGGCTTTATCTCAGAAGTGCACCATTCGGAACCTGGAGAAGCATTAGGATCATACAAAAGAGTACGATAACCTGGCTCCTCCTCCAGCGAGAATAATAGAAGTTTTCCATCTAGGATTCCAAACCGGAAATCAATGATCGAGTTCCCAGTCAACGGAACTGCTACCGTTTTCCATGAACTGTCCTCTGGATTGAATATTGATAATTTCCGCTGGTTCTTCCACTCCATACAGAAGAGCTTCTTTCCCAGAACAGCATGGGCAGTAACCATCACACGACCATTCTTCATCTCACACCAGGTGTGCTTCTCAGGATTGTACACCTCCACAAACCTTGAATTGCCTATAGTGAAGGTTGACCTTCCTCCCATGACATAAAGCTTGCCCTCAAAGCCACAGGCAAAGCAACCCCATCTTGGGCGGCGAAGACTTTCTATCAGGGTCCATCTGTCAGTCTCAGGATCATACATCTCAACACTGGAGAGACTATCTCTATCCGTTCCATACCCCCCAGCAGCATAAACCTTGCCATTAACCTCTGCACAGGCAAAATCATACCGAGCAACATTCATGCTTGACAATTTGCTCCAACTGCAATTACAAAGAAAATGTTTTAATGAAGAGTTCCAACTATAGAAAGGTAATGCATTATAACAATCAGGGCACAGACACAGACAAAGCACTGCAAAAGAAGGTAAGGGACCATTTGGCCCAACTAGTATTCTGGGACCAGTTACATGCCAACCACCCTGGCCCTGCCTACATTTACAGTGTAAATCTCAGACTGAAGTCTGCAGAGGTGGCCTCAAACGAAATCGTTTGCTGTAACAGTGCTcggaaataaatttaatatgtgaCTGGCCCTTAACCCGGACATGAATTATATCAACTTCTTTGGTGCGTCCTACTTCTACAGTTACTTTAATTAGAACAGCCAGATTAAGGTGACATGTCTCATTTTCAAATACATGAAAAAGGCTCTGTAAATTGTACAAGTTTCCTGTTTGATTTGAACAGGCAGTTTCtccaaaaaatcaataaaatcactGACCCTGTTGATAAATCTGTGTGCCTGTGTGTGTGGAGGGTCCCAGTTCACAAGGTTACAGAAATGACTATAGGCTTCATTTAGACTTCCCTGTGAGCCAAACATTTCATAAACCCACCTAACTAAGATTTCagaaatatcaaacaaaaagattttGGCTCCTAGCTAGCAAACTAGAACAATCCACGAGGCCGAGATGTCAGTTTcagagaaaaaaatccaaatcaatcTGACAATAATTCCAAGAGGTAGAGAGAGATTCCCATGCTTGACAAAAAACAAACCTGTTGAGGTAACAATCATATTCGTAAACATCTGCTGAGGCAGTGCCAGTCCCTTCAATCACTGAATAGCCAGCCATGACAAGAAGCTTTCCGTTTAGAACAACTACCCCAAACCCAGCCTTTGTAGAACCAGGCATAGGTGGAAGAAGCTGACGTTTGAGTCCCAAACAATCCAAAACCACCCAGTGGCTTTCTTTTCCTTCAGAATCCATAGTTAGTACAAAAAGCCATTCTTCAAGCAAGCCAGCTAATTTTCGCACAGTGATGAACTCTTTGGTTTTAAGAAACGACCTCCATTTCTTGCAAACAGCACCCATAGCTGGGAGGTAGCGGCGAGGAACAAGTGCAAGGCAATACTTTGCCACATCATCAGGCAATCCAGGTAGAATGGAGCTATCAATATCATCAGAACCCCGCGAAGCTAGTAGAAGGTTGCTTTTTGAATACACTTGATGATTTTCATGTGTAATCAAAGTGCAGAAAGACATGCTTGTGTCTAAGAATCTCTTCTTACTCGTAAAACCAGACATTTTCTATAATTGAACGGAGATGGAGATGATTCATGTAGTTTATTATATCTCCCTAGAATCTAGCAGAACCTTGGAAACAATGAATTGgtacttgattaaataaattcacGCTAACTATCCCCTATAGGGATTTTAAGAGAAAAGAGCATGGAAGAAGCTGCAGATCGAATCACTTGAGCGGTAAATGCCAAGGGTTTCCTGTATCTTGCCCAGTTTGATTCCATACAAAAAGTTCTTCTCTTGTAGCAGTTTCTTTCAGATGTTTTATGCTGAGGTTTTTGTAAGCCTTAAAAATAGTCTCTTCTCCCAAACATTTCCCAAATCCCTGCGGAtgaagaggagaaaaaacactaaaaacacaaCATTCATCCATGGAATCAAAAGTTCGAAATCCAAGTACATGCATATCTATATTTATACATACCTGTCAAGACTCAGGAACCATAAAACTTAGGAAGCCTCAGCCTGCTGCGACTTCAATTGTTATATTGAAGTTGATAATTGATTGCCTGGATCgcatgaaaaaaacattagttgattaaaaaattaccgAACATGAACTATTATAGTGAAGAAAAGATGATAATAATCAGCACCTAAAACCAAGCTTCTCAATGCAAACACCACACTCGAAACAAGCAGGTtggatttcaaaataaaaatctgcaCCGGACCCCTGATTTCTATTTTCTACAGAATCACAGTAACCAATCATTCAGtcatgatagaaaagaaaaattaacaaacaggAGAAACATTTAGGTAGTATCAACAGAGATCTAAATATACATAATTGCCGAAAACCCACAAAGCAGAAGCTTAAAGAACCATATCTCAAGGTCAATAGCTAGAAGATGATAAATACAGAGCATGAATTAAAAGCAAACCAAAGAATTCAAATCCTAGAGTAAACTCACAGAAGAACGGAGAGATGGCAATAAGCAAGACATGCAGAGAGTGAAAATGGGGTGACGAAAACAGGTTATCATTACCTTAcgttaataaattataacagGACACCACAACTTAGAATGAGAAAGAAGACAGGCAGTAAAACATCATCAggattaaacaaaagaaaaactatgaTGGATACTAATGCTGACAGATCTAAGCCAAGAAAACTGGAGCCAGAAGTTTATGTAAACAGGTGTtaagagtgagagagagaattaACCTGgctaagaaaggaaaaaataggaaatTCGCGTGGAGAAGTGGACAAGGGAGCTGGTATGGATGCAGAGATTTGGTCTTTGAGAAAGAAGCATAAAATGAGGCTTTTTATAGAGACACGCCCGGATTGCCAGTTTCAAGATAAAACTGACAGGGCGCCACCACGTCAGGATTAGATTTCTGATTTCTATTCCTCGGAGTGAATGCCACCGGTAAGTATTAAGAAAGGACAGCTACTATTCTTTAGTATTATTACTATGCGTGTGACTGATTATTACatggatttctttttaaatgtgtCCTAAGACCATGGgttatttagattttatcactaagtttgtaagatttttagattttcttacaCTACTAGTTATGTGAATCTCTTGTCATAGGATCTGCTGAAAATAGGATAACCAACTCTTAACCCACATGTATTATTGGATtaatattgaatataaaaaaaaagtgttcaaaGGAGTAAAGAAaggatttttatatttcattttttgtattgattttattcttttagtattaaaaaatatatatttattttgaatgcatTGGATTGAtatgaatttagtttatttttgaaatacttgaaaaaaaaacctttttattaaaaaataattatggtaaggttgttattcaaaatattttttaaaaaaaatatattattttgtatattaacatattaaaataatctaaaaatattttaaaaaaaattagtaatttgATGTGAGGTGAGGTAGTTACCGGTTACCGCTAAAGTGTGataagagagagatagagacgACTGACCGATTACACTTTGTATTGCATCATTATTTTCACCTTAAATTCATTTGCGGTCACATGATATCTGTTACCTTCTGTTCAAATTTTCCACGTCAGTCAGCCAAAACagcatttcataaaaatttaaattttttatttaaaattattttttattttttctattgttttaatatactaatattaaaaataattttttaaaaagtaaaaaaataatattattttaatctattttttaacaaaaaaaacattgtaagaTAATCGTTAATATAAATCCAAACACGCCGTACTAGGAGATAAATATTGGTGGACTTGGACAAGAGAGATCAAGGTGCAGTGGTGTTGTAAGTGTCGTGGACCACGACTAGGATTTGTGGAATCGTTGGCTAAAGCTGTCAATTTAAGTGGGGTCCATCATCATCCATGGACGTTGTAATTAGTTGAATGTAACCTACGGAGGTTGCACTTTTCAACGTCAGTGACGACGTGTCTGGTCAAGGATTAATTCCGCAATGCGGTAAGCTGGAGATATTGTCTGTAATGCCTAGATTTTGCCGGGGAAGTCCGTGGCTTCTACCTTAATGGTCATAGACGAAGGACAAATCCATGTAATAACAACATTTTGGTTGATAAATCAACTGGTGGCTACGAATCGGGGACAGATACCTTGTGTTCCCATTGCTTCatgacatgtttatttttatattttaaaagtattttaaaaaaaatttaatatttttttatttcatcgatattaaaaataatttttaaaataaaaaattattattttaatatttttttaaaaaaatcaattagttgAAATTAATCCatggtatattttttaattgcaatcCACTGGTGTATGACTTTGGAAAGCTACTTTGTTGTTGCGTagtccaaaaaataattttcaacattttattttttgaaagacttAATTCCCATTCCAAGGGTTTGTCACTTGTCAAttgattagttttttcaatgttgTTAGGTTATTGTCAATACTGCTGGAACTAGTGGTGCGCTGGCGGCGGGGGTAGATAGGTTGAATTTAAgactatctctttttttttttttttaaagtgtttttaaaaagaatttgaaattgtttataatttttttttcaaattaagttttttatatatatttttaagttattttgatttcatgtgtcaaaaataaaataaaaatattatttaatatattttaaaaaaaacaatactttaaaaaacatttattataacAATACAAATCTATTTGTTTAGGTCAAAATGTGGAGTCGAGTAGAAGTTGACGGCTGGAACATGGGCTGTTCCTATCTCCTCATCTTGAATCTTGGGGAAGACGAGGGAAATAACGTGGAATGATGGTTGGTGACTAGCTTGGCCTCCCCGTTAGGTATggcagatttatttattttttttgctgtaTTTTCAAGGAAAGAGAGAGCAGCATGCGTGCGTGGCATGTAAAGTATAAACCCCATGACTTGATGAAGGACTAAATATTGAGCTCCATTGACGGAGTCTATGGTGTGACTATTACAAAGTTGGTGCAATATGGAAAAAGCAAGAAGTcgacttctttttcttcaacaacTCTATAAAGGGTATGATCATGAGCAACAAGTCCATTCATCGTTCACCTGAAATTTAAGAAGAAGACAAAGATGATACAATACAtcaactattataaaaaaaataatataaaaaactattttttatttagcaatAAAGGTATTCTCCGAACCATTTGCTTGTGGATAGATGACGagatattttgtaaattttatttttttttaaagtgaatttagTTCTTCTTTTaagagaaataaacaaaaaaacacaaaaccgTGTAGAgatttataagatattttgtGTCAAGTCACAGggttttttatgtgtgttttagCTACAACCATTAGGTATTTTTGCTGGTAGTAACATGTAAGTTTTAtgcatattttcattttatttatgatattgagaatttttttttggtaattgtgGGTGTTTGGGTTAGCTTacatgcacctcgactaatcctccAGGattctgaagttaatgatcagaTAAAATTCTAGTAACCATGAGATTTATGGCACTCAAACTAATGacctctaaaaaacaaattaaggacCTAACCAGTTAAATTACACCTTTTAAGTTTGATTAGTATCCTTCTTGGTAAGCTGACTCGTTGTAACATGAATCACATTCCTCgtgaaggtaattaattaatggataaGATTGGATATAGTCAAATTGGTGTATAGGAAGCTATGCGAGCTGATTCTCATGATTAATTTCTTAAGGCACCGTCCGCACCGTCCAACATGCCAAGCTACAGAGATTATAAGATATGGAAGAATATGGGCAAGGGTTGAATTTAGTGAATGATAATCCATATATAGtctattcaatatatatatatatatatatatatatatatatatatatatatatatatatatatattgagatatGATTTAATAAAGAAGCCTGGGACGAATCTAAGGGATATTGTTTGTTGCTTCATAAACTGACCAAAATATGTCGTCACCCTCCACAACGACTTTAATAATTCgctaactttaaaaaaaaaaaaaaaagtaaaagaaaagaaaagaaaaggtcgtAGCGGCTGAAGCTTTTTGCCCCATATTCCCATATTCCAAAGAATATGGGACATCTTCccatattcttatatatatttttaatttctagttgttcgtattcttttttttttttatccaattgaAGAAGATTTTTGCCCCTTCAAATTACACTTTCTTGGCTTTGCTTACAAGtcgtttcattttgtttttttttttattattattattatgtgaggtcaatgtaatttaattttttaatatacataaaatataatttaaataaaaaaataattgacacaTGCAATGTACTTACTAATAAATGGGAGTCATCTATGTCTTTCAGGTGGTGCGTCGTCCAACCTTTAATTACTGCCTTCTAGGGAGGCGTTGAATGTGTCTCGCTGCCCTCATCATGCCTCTAGATGAGAGGAAGTTGAGCTCCGACaatgtatagtttttttttctcctcctcttctaaaaaaacacattgggatcgcaaaaaatcaaagaagtCTGGTCATTTGttcattaaatcaaattagatattcattattttgattgcaatatatttgattttgaattctttattgaacttattttgtttttcaatttcatcattttatttttatattaagtttggTCTTCATTatgttaattgttatttgtttttttttctttattcttttttaattgaatcattttttcaattttatccctcgcattttgatttcattttttttgtcaagtttagtccctattcttttcaattcgatttttttccctttgtgatcctttttttttgttgaatttattttttcaattttatctataattattttagttggttgggaattattttgtttttacaattctTTGGCAATGAAtcattgttgaattttttttatttgttatcaatattttttttctaatcatattattaaattagttgagcttattaaactcaattaagttaatgatcataattttttttctaagaacacTTGCATTGTATTGGCATTTTTTttacactagaaaaaaaataaatcaacctgAAACGTAGTGCAAACCACTTATTTAGTATGTCACtacattaactatttttttaatctagttcaagaataaaatatatttttgaccaACTGAGGAAATTATTGGTTTTTCTCCTCTTCAACAAAAAATTCCACGTGTGACTTTATAGAGAAGCTTGAAGCCAATTGTAGTGGGTGTAAAGCACAAGAACAAGGGTTCAAGAATATGAAGTTGACGCAATAtcttggaaataattttttgaatgagAAGAGGGAATTGGGATGGAAAGTCAATATTTGGAACCACAATACTGTGTTTAGGAATGGACCACATGTGGCTCAATTGTTAACCGAAGGAATCTATAGCAAGGAGCCCAGTTGGGCTTATGAAAAAATGACAACGAGCTGTGTTATGATATGGAATAGAAACAAAGGCAGTTATGGCCTTGATCATTGCTGTAGCGGCTTGGAGCTTTTAGCTAAAGCTGAAAAGAGGCCACACCGGAAACGCTCATCTGATGATGGACAACTTTTGCACCTGTTGCcgtttaaagatttttttgtccTCGCTTTGAGTTTATCCTATGAATGCACTCCCTCAGTCTTTCTGAAAGATAAGACGTCCTACGGCTTTATTCAATTTTGCTCCATTTGTATTGATTTGCAGCAAGTCTTGTTGAAATCAGCTTAAACTAATCACCGCGTATAGCAAACCCATTCACCACTCGTTTCCCTTCATATAGAGCGTTCGAAGGGATGTTATCCGTGTCTATTCCATGGCTGAATTTTTGAACCAAATGGCCGTTGGTAGGCTGGTAGCACATAATTTATTGTCAGCTTTAGGTTTCATATTCCAATTTCCAGCTCGAAGGTTTAAAACTCTCCTACCCTGCTTCGAACTACAAACTCAATCAACCAACTATATCATAGGGCCAAAGAAGGAAAAGGTCCGGCTAGTTTAGTAAAATTTTGGAGAAAGGTTTGGCGAAGTTGACATAACTCTGGCAGCCAGGAAGAACATGGCAGGTTCATCACGACAAAACAAGGACGAGAGGTTAAACACAAATTGACCACAAGAGAAgccaaaaattaaagggaagcATCCCCTACCACTTTCTGGGCAAAAAATCTCATCTCACGTCACCCAAAGCTGCAGTCTACGGTACTCCACTGTTATTACTTGAAAGGCCCTTCACTTCTCATCCAGCCATGCCATATAACCCACCCACTAGTTCCATCAATTAAACAATGTTCATCCAAGCAAAAGAGCAATGAATCA includes:
- the LOC7477028 gene encoding F-box/kelch-repeat protein At1g67480, with amino-acid sequence MSGFTSKKRFLDTSMSFCTLITHENHQVYSKSNLLLASRGSDDIDSSILPGLPDDVAKYCLALVPRRYLPAMGAVCKKWRSFLKTKEFITVRKLAGLLEEWLFVLTMDSEGKESHWVVLDCLGLKRQLLPPMPGSTKAGFGVVVLNGKLLVMAGYSVIEGTGTASADVYEYDCYLNSWSKLSSMNVARYDFACAEVNGKVYAAGGYGTDRDSLSSVEMYDPETDRWTLIESLRRPRWGCFACGFEGKLYVMGGRSTFTIGNSRFVEVYNPEKHTWCEMKNGRVMVTAHAVLGKKLFCMEWKNQRKLSIFNPEDSSWKTVAVPLTGNSIIDFRFGILDGKLLLFSLEEEPGYRTLLYDPNASPGSEWCTSEIKPSARCLCCVTIKA